In Clostridium sporogenes, one genomic interval encodes:
- the prdB gene encoding D-proline reductase (dithiol) protein PrdB, with protein sequence MNLTTAKGMKSEVYAPVTPPPVWTPLTKALKDCKVGFATAGGIHIKTQEPFKTAGDFTYRIIPSDTPSSELMVTHGGFDNSDINKDVNAMLPIDRLHELAKEGFIGSVSPVLIGFMGGGGNVQKFKEETGPAIAKIFKDEGVDIVLLTGGCGTCHRSATIVQRAIESVGISTIIVAALPPIAKQQGAPRIAAAHVPIGSNAGEPNNIEMQTAILKDSLNAMTKMKSFGELIMLPYEYRHNV encoded by the coding sequence ATGAATTTAACAACTGCAAAAGGAATGAAATCTGAAGTTTATGCACCGGTTACACCACCACCAGTTTGGACACCACTTACAAAAGCATTAAAAGATTGTAAGGTTGGATTTGCAACAGCTGGAGGAATTCATATAAAAACACAAGAACCTTTTAAGACAGCTGGAGATTTCACATATAGAATAATACCTAGTGATACACCATCTTCAGAATTAATGGTTACACATGGTGGATTTGATAATAGTGATATCAATAAAGATGTAAATGCAATGCTTCCTATAGATAGATTACATGAATTAGCTAAGGAAGGATTTATAGGAAGCGTATCCCCTGTATTAATTGGATTCATGGGCGGCGGTGGAAATGTTCAAAAATTTAAAGAAGAAACTGGACCAGCTATTGCTAAAATATTTAAAGATGAAGGTGTAGATATAGTTCTTTTAACAGGAGGTTGTGGAACTTGTCATAGATCTGCAACAATAGTTCAAAGAGCAATAGAATCTGTAGGAATATCTACAATTATAGTTGCTGCATTACCACCAATTGCAAAACAACAAGGTGCACCACGTATAGCAGCAGCTCATGTTCCAATAGGATCTAATGCCGGAGAACCAAATAATATAGAAATGCAAACTGCTATATTAAAGGATTCATTAAATGCAATGACAAAGATGAAAAGCTTTGGTGAATTAATCATGTTACCATATGAATACAGACATAACGTTTAA
- a CDS encoding YjjW family glycine radical enzyme activase — protein sequence MLRGLVNKIIPFSSVDGPGNRTAIFFQGCNFDCKYCHNPETINTCKACGTCAFVCPYGAVEFLGDSVKWDENKCKNCGLCLEKCKNNCGPRNKYMSVGEIIKEILRTKPFISGITVSGGECTLQKDFLIDLFEKVKLLGLTIFVDTNGSLDFSKNPKLTELMDMAIVDVKSFDNEEHKMLTKRDNDIVLKNVRYLASINKLYEIRTVIVPDLLDNENNVFEISKLIASLNPNIRYKLIKYRPMGVRKEKIESKVPTGEYMENLKNIALKNGCKNIIIL from the coding sequence ATGCTTAGAGGATTAGTTAACAAAATAATACCTTTTAGTTCTGTAGATGGTCCTGGAAACAGGACCGCTATATTTTTTCAGGGATGTAATTTTGATTGTAAATATTGCCATAATCCTGAAACTATAAATACCTGTAAAGCTTGTGGAACCTGTGCCTTTGTATGTCCTTATGGTGCTGTAGAATTTTTAGGTGATTCTGTAAAATGGGATGAAAATAAGTGTAAAAACTGTGGTCTATGTCTAGAAAAATGTAAAAATAATTGTGGCCCTAGAAATAAATATATGAGCGTTGGAGAAATTATAAAAGAAATATTAAGAACAAAACCTTTTATATCCGGTATCACTGTATCTGGGGGAGAATGTACTCTTCAAAAAGATTTTTTAATAGACCTATTCGAAAAAGTTAAACTTTTGGGTCTTACTATTTTTGTAGATACTAATGGCTCTTTAGATTTTTCTAAAAATCCTAAGCTTACAGAATTAATGGATATGGCTATAGTTGATGTAAAATCCTTTGACAATGAAGAGCATAAAATGCTCACTAAAAGAGATAATGATATAGTACTTAAAAATGTTAGATATTTAGCTAGCATAAATAAACTGTACGAGATAAGAACTGTTATAGTTCCTGATCTTCTAGATAATGAAAATAACGTATTTGAAATAAGCAAACTTATAGCTTCTTTAAACCCTAACATAAGATATAAACTCATAAAATATAGACCTATGGGAGTTAGAAAAGAAAAAATAGAATCAAAAGTCCCAACAGGCGAATATATGGA
- a CDS encoding YjjI family glycine radical enzyme produces the protein MINTLNIIKNKTLTYEQKVLSLAREAENSLNVLNLPSDVQSLRDDGIICDLNEGDAPYRPRYICPDYEKFMKQGSEFLKLNPPKDIWEATNNLLILYKHVPSITSMPVYIGNIDTLLDPFIEDELEAYKAIKLFLLHIDRTITDSFCHANIGPKETKAGKLILKAQRELQTAIPNITLKYGKETSKEFAIDSINTALVTAKPSFANHEIFSKDFPSYNYGIASCYNGLYIGGGSFTLVRLNLYGTAKKALSVEDFLDNVLPDVMLKMSSYIDKRVNFIVEESNFFESSFLVRENLIYKDRFTAMFGMFGLAECVNHLLKASELKDKFGHSEKANELGIKIIEKMYNIVNSNVNKHCSATDGHFLLHAQVGIETDKGTSPGCRIPIGEEPDLPIHLLQSAKFHKYFPSGIGDIFPFESTAKKNPESILDIINGAFNEGMRYFSLYASDSDVIRITGYLVKLSDIKKLDKGEQVLQDTVALGLGAVKNSRILERKVRDDA, from the coding sequence TTGATTAACACTTTAAATATAATAAAAAATAAAACTTTAACTTATGAACAAAAGGTTTTATCTCTTGCTCGTGAAGCTGAAAATTCATTAAATGTACTTAATCTTCCTTCAGATGTACAAAGCTTAAGGGATGATGGCATTATATGTGATTTAAATGAAGGTGATGCACCTTATAGGCCTAGATATATTTGTCCTGATTACGAAAAATTTATGAAACAAGGTAGTGAATTTCTTAAATTAAATCCTCCAAAGGACATTTGGGAAGCTACAAATAACTTACTTATTTTATATAAACATGTTCCTTCTATAACTTCTATGCCTGTGTATATAGGGAATATTGACACTCTTTTAGATCCTTTTATAGAAGATGAATTGGAGGCTTATAAGGCAATAAAATTATTTTTACTTCATATAGATAGAACTATAACGGATTCTTTTTGTCACGCTAATATAGGCCCTAAAGAAACTAAAGCTGGTAAGCTTATATTAAAAGCTCAAAGAGAACTTCAAACTGCTATACCAAACATAACTTTAAAATATGGAAAAGAAACTTCAAAAGAATTTGCTATAGATTCTATAAATACAGCTTTAGTTACAGCTAAACCTAGTTTTGCAAATCATGAGATCTTTTCAAAGGATTTCCCTTCCTATAACTATGGAATCGCTAGTTGCTATAATGGTTTGTATATAGGTGGTGGTAGCTTTACTCTTGTAAGACTTAATCTTTATGGTACTGCTAAAAAAGCTTTATCTGTAGAAGATTTTTTAGATAATGTGTTACCTGATGTTATGCTAAAAATGAGTAGCTATATAGATAAAAGAGTAAATTTTATAGTAGAAGAAAGTAATTTTTTTGAAAGTAGCTTTTTAGTACGTGAAAATTTAATATATAAGGATAGATTTACAGCTATGTTTGGTATGTTTGGATTAGCTGAATGCGTTAATCATTTATTAAAAGCTAGTGAGTTAAAAGATAAATTTGGCCATAGTGAGAAAGCTAACGAACTAGGTATAAAAATAATAGAGAAAATGTACAATATAGTAAACAGCAACGTAAATAAACATTGCTCAGCTACAGATGGGCACTTTTTATTACATGCACAAGTAGGTATAGAAACAGACAAAGGAACAAGTCCAGGTTGTAGAATACCTATTGGCGAAGAACCAGATTTACCTATTCATCTACTCCAAAGTGCTAAATTTCATAAATACTTTCCATCTGGTATAGGTGATATATTCCCATTTGAATCTACTGCAAAGAAAAATCCTGAATCTATATTAGATATAATAAATGGAGCTTTTAATGAAGGAATGAGATACTTCTCTCTTTACGCCTCTGATAGCGATGTAATCAGAATAACAGGTTATCTTGTTAAATTATCTGATATTAAAAAATTAGATAAAGGTGAGCAAGTTCTTCAAGACACAGTAGCTTTAGGTTTAGGGGCAGTTAAAAATTCTAGAATACTGGAAAGAAAGGTAAGAGATGATGCTTAG
- a CDS encoding glycine/sarcosine/betaine reductase component B subunit, with the protein MGIGPSTEETTLHHFRDPLLSVVSKDEEIDLLGIIVEGTPEVVSDKIFVAERGADLVETMRADGVIVSIDSWGNSHVDFATVIEEIGKKEIPVVGMSFVGNQASFVVTNKYMDTIIDFNKTAEGIETEVVGENSVVEIDAIKALALLKLKMKRNNK; encoded by the coding sequence ATGGGAATTGGTCCATCTACTGAAGAAACTACTCTTCATCATTTTAGAGATCCTTTATTAAGTGTAGTGTCAAAGGATGAAGAGATAGATCTTTTAGGTATTATAGTGGAAGGAACCCCAGAGGTAGTTTCAGACAAGATATTTGTTGCTGAAAGAGGAGCGGATTTAGTAGAGACTATGAGAGCTGATGGTGTCATAGTTTCTATAGACAGCTGGGGAAATAGTCATGTGGATTTTGCTACAGTTATTGAAGAAATAGGAAAAAAGGAAATTCCAGTAGTGGGGATGAGTTTTGTAGGAAACCAAGCATCATTTGTTGTTACGAATAAATATATGGATACTATAATTGATTTTAATAAAACTGCAGAGGGGATAGAAACAGAAGTTGTAGGTGAAAATAGTGTGGTAGAAATTGATGCTATAAAAGCTTTAGCTCTTCTGAAACTAAAGATGAAGAGAAATAATAAATAG
- the prdC gene encoding proline reductase-associated electron transfer protein PrdC produces MKKLYFILLKQHIGRVNKPVVKLGDRVEKGTLVAIPEGMGANIHASVSGIIKSINENEIIIEADEVQKDEFKPLESSNNILDLIQGAGIVGMGGAGFPTHIKMDVDLNGGVVIANAVECEPLLDHNINQIVNEPELIYKGLCYAMEAVNASKGIFAIKAKNVEAISSLKNIIKDSNIEIVELPDMYPMGEERAIIREVLGKLLDPSQLPLEANAVVSNVETLAKIAEAVELKKPVISKNITVVGKLKNGLKSQVFMNVPIGTTVRELIESAGGIDGEYGEIILGGPFTGRSAQIDEPITKTSGGIIVTMPFLKEIRNMGLLVCACGGNENRLREIAANMGANVVGVEKCKQAVEIKGSLKCENPGNCPGQAEKILKLKKSGAEVVLISNCSDCTNTVMCVAPKLKMPVYHLTDHVMRTVNHPLIRRLK; encoded by the coding sequence TTGAAGAAACTATATTTTATTTTATTAAAGCAGCATATAGGAAGAGTTAACAAACCAGTTGTTAAGTTAGGAGATAGAGTAGAGAAAGGTACTTTGGTAGCTATTCCAGAAGGCATGGGGGCTAATATACATGCTAGTGTAAGTGGAATAATTAAAAGTATTAATGAAAATGAAATAATTATAGAAGCAGATGAAGTACAAAAAGATGAGTTTAAACCTTTGGAAAGTAGCAATAATATATTGGATTTAATTCAGGGGGCTGGAATAGTAGGAATGGGGGGAGCAGGATTTCCTACTCATATTAAAATGGATGTTGATTTAAATGGTGGAGTAGTTATTGCTAATGCTGTGGAATGTGAACCTTTATTGGATCACAATATAAATCAAATTGTTAATGAACCAGAACTTATTTATAAAGGTTTATGCTATGCTATGGAAGCAGTAAATGCTAGTAAAGGGATTTTTGCAATAAAAGCTAAAAATGTTGAAGCTATTTCTTCACTTAAAAATATAATAAAAGATAGCAATATTGAGATAGTAGAATTACCTGATATGTATCCTATGGGTGAGGAAAGAGCAATAATTAGAGAAGTTCTTGGAAAATTACTTGATCCAAGTCAATTACCATTAGAAGCTAATGCTGTTGTTTCTAATGTAGAGACTTTGGCTAAAATTGCTGAAGCAGTAGAACTAAAAAAACCAGTTATAAGTAAAAATATTACTGTAGTAGGAAAATTAAAAAATGGATTAAAATCTCAAGTATTTATGAATGTACCTATAGGCACAACTGTGAGAGAACTTATAGAATCAGCAGGTGGTATAGATGGTGAATATGGTGAGATAATTCTTGGAGGTCCTTTTACAGGACGTAGTGCTCAAATAGATGAACCTATTACAAAAACAAGTGGTGGAATAATAGTAACCATGCCATTTTTAAAAGAAATTAGAAATATGGGACTATTGGTATGTGCCTGTGGTGGCAATGAAAATAGATTAAGGGAAATAGCTGCCAATATGGGAGCCAATGTAGTAGGAGTAGAGAAGTGCAAACAAGCTGTAGAGATTAAAGGAAGCTTGAAGTGTGAAAATCCTGGAAATTGCCCAGGTCAAGCTGAGAAAATTCTTAAATTAAAAAAGAGTGGTGCAGAGGTCGTTTTAATAAGTAATTGCAGCGATTGTACTAATACAGTTATGTGTGTTGCACCTAAATTAAAGATGCCTGTTTATCATCTTACAGATCATGTAATGCGTACTGTAAATCACCCATTAATTCGTAGATTAAAATAA
- the prdA gene encoding D-proline reductase (dithiol) proprotein PrdA, giving the protein MSITNETVNQHKKDPAIVCCRTTKGTIIGPGELEDPNILPDLEDSGLVEIPSNVLNIGQVIGAKLLKDIDGLTPLTADLLEGIVEEVKEENNKVQNGGDKVENISANKVTQCSGGIVRLTVDQMNGVNLEFPVGAFNGGNIGSSEGITEKIEDEIVSTLKKREFAVKKVELGKETSFKDGVLTIKEELCKEALKADPLVKKLEMDIITPDNRHVYSNTIMDVIPVATKVEGDLGEGITHILNGMVFILTGVDEAGIQVHEFGSCEGYLDEKIVYGKPGCPDQNDIIVRVHAIVQEKTGMERRGPYAAHKACDVIIQEIRKVLKETPASEAEKEEIFDQVKRHGRPRVLLVKEIMGQGAMHDNVMLPTEPAGVHGGRQNVDLGNVPVVLSVNEVRDGGIHALTCIGPASKEDTRHYFREPILEALAADEELDIVGVAFIGSPQVNDEKAFVSKRLGAMTDTMKLDGAIVTTEGFGNNHIDFSYNIEEIGKRGINVVGVTYAAYQGQLVVGNKYMDAMIEVNKDEGGFESELLGENTITMDDAKRAVLMLKNKIAGVEIEPADRKWSQEVIDENQKIADGVMK; this is encoded by the coding sequence ATGTCTATTACAAATGAAACAGTTAACCAACACAAAAAAGATCCAGCAATTGTTTGTTGCCGTACTACAAAGGGAACAATAATTGGTCCAGGAGAACTTGAAGATCCAAATATATTACCAGACCTAGAGGATTCTGGATTAGTAGAAATACCATCAAATGTATTAAATATTGGACAAGTAATAGGAGCAAAATTACTTAAAGATATTGATGGACTTACTCCTCTTACAGCTGATCTCTTAGAGGGAATAGTTGAAGAGGTAAAAGAGGAAAATAATAAAGTTCAAAATGGAGGGGATAAAGTGGAAAACATATCTGCCAATAAGGTAACCCAATGCAGTGGTGGCATTGTTCGTTTAACAGTTGATCAAATGAATGGTGTAAATCTTGAGTTCCCAGTAGGAGCATTTAATGGTGGAAATATAGGTTCATCAGAGGGGATAACTGAAAAAATAGAAGATGAAATTGTTAGTACATTAAAGAAGAGAGAATTTGCTGTTAAAAAGGTAGAGCTTGGTAAAGAAACTTCTTTCAAAGATGGTGTATTAACTATAAAAGAAGAACTTTGCAAAGAAGCATTAAAGGCAGATCCTCTTGTAAAGAAGTTAGAAATGGATATAATTACGCCTGATAATAGACATGTATATTCTAATACAATAATGGATGTTATTCCAGTAGCTACAAAAGTGGAAGGAGACTTAGGCGAAGGAATTACTCATATATTAAATGGTATGGTATTTATACTTACAGGAGTCGATGAAGCAGGAATTCAAGTACATGAATTTGGTTCTTGCGAAGGATATCTTGATGAAAAAATAGTTTATGGCAAGCCAGGTTGTCCAGATCAAAATGATATTATAGTAAGAGTTCATGCTATCGTCCAAGAAAAAACAGGAATGGAAAGAAGAGGACCTTATGCAGCACATAAAGCGTGTGATGTAATAATTCAAGAAATAAGAAAAGTATTAAAAGAAACTCCAGCTTCAGAGGCAGAAAAAGAAGAAATATTTGATCAAGTAAAAAGACACGGAAGACCACGTGTACTTCTTGTTAAGGAAATAATGGGACAAGGAGCAATGCATGATAATGTAATGTTACCTACAGAACCAGCAGGAGTGCATGGAGGAAGACAAAATGTTGACCTTGGAAACGTGCCAGTTGTATTATCTGTAAATGAAGTAAGAGATGGTGGAATACATGCACTTACTTGTATAGGACCAGCTTCAAAAGAAGATACAAGACATTATTTTAGAGAACCAATTTTAGAAGCACTTGCAGCAGATGAAGAATTAGATATTGTAGGTGTTGCATTTATAGGAAGTCCTCAAGTAAACGATGAAAAGGCATTTGTATCCAAGAGATTAGGTGCAATGACAGATACTATGAAGTTAGATGGAGCTATAGTAACTACAGAAGGATTTGGAAACAACCATATTGATTTTTCATACAACATAGAAGAAATTGGAAAACGTGGAATTAATGTTGTAGGTGTAACTTATGCAGCTTACCAAGGACAATTAGTTGTTGGTAATAAGTATATGGATGCAATGATAGAAGTAAATAAAGACGAGGGTGGATTTGAATCAGAACTTCTAGGTGAAAATACAATAACAATGGATGATGCAAAACGTGCTGTTCTTATGCTTAAAAATAAAATAGCAGGAGTTGAAATAGAGCCAGCAGATCGTAAATGGAGTCAAGAAGTAATAGATGAAAATCAAAAAATAGCAGATGGAGTAATGAAATAA
- a CDS encoding CBO2463/CBO2479 domain-containing protein, giving the protein MEVEITPKLVTGRIVQITEMSAKIELKGKMGIIHLPLRSVFTDKKLEIDDQVEIYISYAKVLK; this is encoded by the coding sequence ATGGAAGTAGAGATAACACCTAAATTAGTTACCGGAAGAATTGTACAAATAACAGAGATGAGTGCAAAAATAGAGCTTAAAGGCAAAATGGGTATTATCCATTTACCTTTAAGATCTGTTTTTACAGACAAGAAGTTAGAAATTGATGATCAAGTAGAAATATATATCAGCTATGCTAAGGTACTAAAATAA